The Montipora capricornis isolate CH-2021 chromosome 6, ASM3666992v2, whole genome shotgun sequence genome has a window encoding:
- the LOC138053142 gene encoding uncharacterized protein has product MSTLINPPRERNIWMNPKSDDWFRMADSTFTQEQWYENFRVTKNTFTFILGEIEHEIARHDTPMRKAVPARKKLAMILYYLASTSEYRTIANLFGVSKAFLCNSIKDVSCAIIKSLQGRLIYIPKNDELKSILETYREKWGFPMCAGAIDGTHIPIIAPKEDHTDYVNRKGYHSVVMQAVVDCNYLFRDVVIGWPGSVHDARILSNSSVYEKGNNKTLFPDIRSKGLGIKMFRLSYSVTQLIHCCLGF; this is encoded by the coding sequence ATGTCAACACTGATTAACCCTCCAAGGGAACGAAACATCTGGATGAATCCTAAGTCAGATGACTGGTTTAGAATGGCTGACAGTACCTTTACTCAAGAGCAGTGGTATGAGAATTTTCGTGTCACAAAAAATACGTTTACGTTTATTCTTGGTGAAATCGAACATGAAATAGCAAGACATGACACTCCAATGCGAAAAGCCGTTCCAGCGAGGAAGAAGTTAGCAATGATACTCTACTACCTCGCCTCTACGTCCGAGTACCGAACGATTGCAAACCTCTTTGGAGTATCAAAGGCATTCCTTTGTAATTCCATCAAAGATGTGTCTTGTGCCATTATTAAAAGTCTGCAGGGAAGATTAATTTACATTCCAAAGAATGACGAGCTGAAATCTATCCTTGAGACTTACAGAGAAAAATGGGGTTTCCCAATGTGTGCTGGGGCTATTGATGGGACACATATCCCTATTATTGCACCAAAGGAGGACCACACCGACTATGTAAACAGAAAAGGTTACCACAGTGTTGTCATGCAGGCTGTGGTAGACTGTAACTACCTTTTTAGGGATGTTGTTATTGGATGGCCAGGTAGTGTTCACGACGCTCGCATCTTGTCGAATTCTAGTGTCTATGAGAAAGGGAACAACAAAACACTATTCCCAGATATTAGATCTAAAGGATTGGGGATCAAGATGTTCCGATTGTCATACTCGGTGACCCAGCTTATCCATTGCTGCCTTGGCTTTTGA